The Candidatus Cloacimonadota bacterium genome window below encodes:
- a CDS encoding GNAT family N-acetyltransferase translates to MIITQHHKLSKQLYENIIHIWQETGVTNPARADSFDTIQFSLANTGTLITAEIDTEVCGVVWTNHDYRRLYIHHMAVAIDRQNQGIGRRLLAEALKIAKATGYQAKLEVHQNNPAARHLYASMGFKDLDGYITMIKREL, encoded by the coding sequence ATGATTATTACCCAACATCACAAGCTTAGTAAACAGCTCTACGAAAACATAATCCATATTTGGCAGGAAACTGGAGTTACCAACCCCGCCCGTGCCGATAGCTTCGATACTATCCAATTTTCTTTGGCCAATACCGGGACACTTATTACTGCCGAAATTGACACAGAGGTTTGTGGTGTTGTCTGGACAAACCACGATTACCGCAGGTTATACATACATCACATGGCAGTTGCCATAGATCGACAAAATCAGGGCATTGGGCGCAGACTTTTGGCAGAAGCTCTTAAAATTGCCAAAGCTACTGGTTATCAGGCGAAGTTGGAAGTCCACCAAAATAACCCTGCGGCAAGGCATCTCTATGCCAGTATGGGATTTAAGGATTTGGATGGTTACATTACGATGATCAAGCGTGAATTGTGA
- the trmFO gene encoding methylenetetrahydrofolate--tRNA-(uracil(54)-C(5))-methyltransferase (FADH(2)-oxidizing) TrmFO has product MSELISVIGGGLAGSEAALQLARRGFKIQLLEMRPNTNTEAHQTDYFAELVCSNSLKSIRLDTGAGLLKAEMQLFDSILLNIAEACRVPAGHALAVDRSLFAQKVSEHIYQHPNIQIVRKEAQSFPAGKVVLATGPLTSKSMMHYLQNTLGEKQLFFFDAIAPIIDADTIDRNLVYAKARYDKGDADYLNCAFTKEEYYAFVEALLLAEKHEAHEFENEFFAGDKFSFYENCMPIEELAQRGKDTLRHGVMRPMGLEIPATGKKAFAVLQLRAENKDLTAYNLVGCQTMLRYSEQKKVFRMIPGLADATFLRFGSIHQNTYLNSPAILNQNLSLQANPDVWIAGQLSGVEGYVECIASGLLIAKIISLELHELPEETMLGQLWRRLLQAPLKGAFSPVNANFGILPGLSS; this is encoded by the coding sequence GTGAGTGAATTGATAAGCGTTATCGGGGGCGGGCTCGCTGGCTCGGAAGCGGCATTACAGCTTGCAAGACGTGGGTTTAAGATACAACTTTTGGAAATGCGCCCTAATACCAACACTGAAGCGCATCAGACCGATTATTTTGCCGAATTGGTGTGTAGTAATAGCCTAAAATCTATTCGCTTAGACACGGGAGCAGGCTTACTAAAAGCCGAAATGCAATTGTTTGATTCCATCCTCCTGAATATTGCCGAAGCATGCAGAGTTCCCGCTGGACATGCTCTGGCAGTTGACCGCAGCTTGTTTGCCCAAAAAGTAAGTGAGCACATCTATCAACATCCTAATATTCAAATTGTCCGTAAAGAAGCTCAATCCTTTCCTGCGGGCAAAGTAGTACTTGCTACCGGACCGCTAACATCCAAATCTATGATGCACTATTTGCAGAATACTCTAGGCGAAAAACAGCTCTTTTTCTTTGATGCCATCGCTCCCATCATAGATGCCGATACCATAGATCGAAATCTTGTTTATGCCAAAGCTCGCTACGATAAAGGAGATGCAGATTATCTGAATTGCGCTTTTACTAAAGAAGAATACTACGCTTTTGTAGAAGCCTTGTTGCTTGCCGAAAAGCATGAGGCTCATGAATTTGAAAATGAATTCTTTGCCGGTGACAAATTTAGCTTCTATGAAAACTGTATGCCCATCGAAGAACTTGCCCAAAGAGGAAAAGATACCTTGCGTCATGGAGTAATGAGACCTATGGGATTGGAAATACCTGCAACCGGAAAAAAGGCTTTTGCTGTATTGCAACTTAGGGCTGAGAATAAAGATCTTACCGCTTACAATCTTGTTGGCTGTCAAACTATGTTGCGTTACTCGGAACAAAAGAAAGTTTTTAGGATGATTCCGGGTCTTGCCGACGCTACTTTTCTTCGTTTTGGCTCCATTCATCAAAACACATATCTCAATTCTCCGGCAATCTTAAACCAAAATCTCAGTCTGCAAGCTAACCCAGATGTTTGGATTGCTGGGCAACTCAGTGGAGTGGAAGGTTATGTGGAATGCATCGCCAGCGGATTGCTAATCGCCAAAATTATTAGTCTTGAACTGCACGAGCTTCCGGAAGAAACGATGTTGGGTCAACTCTGGAGAAGATTGCTTCAAGCTCCATTAAAAGGTGCTTTCTCACCAGTAAACGCAAACTTTGGCATCTTGCCAGGGCTTTCAAGTGA